Proteins from a genomic interval of Debaryomyces hansenii CBS767 chromosome E complete sequence:
- a CDS encoding DEHA2E19316p (weakly similar to uniprot|Q7S6X0 Neurospora crassa Hypothetical protein (Mitochondrial outer membrane beta-barrel protein Tob55)) produces the protein MSKTTEKAKYSDLSTTLIAQDILTSSSSQPIYLSSVEVIGGETFSSDFFKKLLGPLVETSDYTLNQLVENITVSRDRLVKADVFKSIGVSLHSDYSASIPHVLKYNKDQSIPTKVIFDVEASNLNAGDGFLNLNNDDNLNVNLNYLNDNFNENAESVNFGVNYNPYKPNQHLIANAKFLANLNDPSLKFLFDLFNTHQNNQTWQQASEKTTGGLIGLQYTNRIKNLYLLTGLSLAKRTMHDIRDGAPDELKYFSGDYLKSSIVNQLVYSNVSFLNNITKNFPISGYNVTVSSEISSNQEQDNIDHQTGFGKSTISTNLFTSFANNNFTAHLFNDFGGIYSPSSNSVHVSDRFYLGGFNSFRGFSKNSINTSGGAQFFRFGLTLYAKVPSFIYSSHKNAAANIPSLEDGIGYEANPLRLYTTGSIGNVSNNILSDKSVASSIGCGLKYINHWANFDIGYYLAQRHGSDSLVGIKDGFQFSVSIGGSNRAVQ, from the coding sequence ATGAGTAAAACAACAGAAAAAGCAAAGTATTCCGATTTACTGACTACATTAATAGCCCAAGATATTTTAACAAGTTCGTCTTCACAACCAATTTACCTATCGTCGGTTGAAGTAATCGGTGGAGAAACTTTTTCAAGTGACTTTTTCAAGAAGTTATTGGGCCCATTGGTTGAAACAAGTGATTATACATTAAACCAATTGGTTGAAAATATTACCGTTTCACGCGACAGATTGGTTAAAGCAGACGTTTTTAAAAGTATTGGTGTTTCTTTACATTCGGATTATTCAGCCTCGATCCCGCATGTCcttaaatataataaggaCCAGCTGATTCCTACGAAGGTAATTTTTGATGTCGAAGCTTCCAACTTGAATGCAGGCGATggatttttgaatttaaataatgacgataatttgaatgtCAATTTGAACTATTTAAATGACAACTTCAATGAAAATGCCGAATCTGTCAACTTTGGAGTTAATTATAACCCATATAAACCAAACCAACATTTAATAGCAAATGCTAAATTTTTGGCTAATTTAAACGATCCATCgttgaaatttttatttgatttattcaacACCCACCAGAACAATCAAACATGGCAACAAGCATCGGAAAAGACGACAGGTGGATTGATTGGTTTACAATATACtaatagaattaaaaacTTGTACCTTTTGACAGGTCTTTCATTAGCTAAAAGAACCATGCACGATATTAGAGATGGTGCACCAGACGAATTAAAATACTTTTCGGGAGACTACTTAAAGTCCTCAATTGTGAATCAATTGGTGTACTCGAATGTATCgttcttgaataatattacaaAGAATTTTCCAATTAGTGGTTATAATGTAACAGTTTCAAGTGAAATTTCGTCTAATCAAGAACAAGATAATATCGACCATCAAACAGGATTTGGTAAATCTACAATTTCCACTAATTTATTTACGTCATTCGCCAATAACAATTTCACTGCtcatttatttaatgattttggtGGTATTTATTCTCCATCTTCGAACTCTGTTCACGTTTCCGATAGATTCTACTTAGGTggattcaattcatttagAGGTTTTAGCAAGAATAGTATAAATACTTCAGGTGGCGCTCAGTTTTTCAGATTCGGACTTACTTTATATGCTAAAGTTCcttcatttatttattcaagtcACAAAAATGCTGCTGCAAACATTCCTTCATTGGAGGATGGTATAGGTTACGAAGCAAATCCATTGAGATTATATACCACTGGATCAATTGGAAATGTAAGTAATAACATTCTTCTGGATAAAAGTGTTGCTTCGAGTATTGGATGTGGTCTTAAATACATAAATCATTGGGctaattttgatattggcTATTATTTAGCTCAAAGACATGGTTCTGACAGCTTGGTTGGAATTAAGGATGGTTTCCAGTTTTCGGTTTCTATTGGTGGGTCAAATCGTGCTGTTCAATAG